In Clostridium sp. SY8519, one genomic interval encodes:
- a CDS encoding LysR family transcriptional regulator: MNSRQIEYFLAVAGELNFTKAAERLYVSQTAVSKQIRNLEEQLGVKLFTRSRQHVELTHAGIVFQREAQYLMVHYQDVVKRTRLAAEGMYGTLSVGFATGMGSTVVSSGIRGFKEKYPNIEMSFVNGTPSRLLQELKSRQIDLALIPLFDHKYYEGLSYVRIREYGMQVAMPKSHPLASRRHIDREDLENEPLILVCTKESELGEDSRILDPFIQKGIQVQVVDKNEDIETIRFMLAANMGLTILPEYLHVADDRQNGLVEIPFGGPADRIMLIAAYLPDSGNPSIPRILPFLENA; encoded by the coding sequence ATGAACAGCAGGCAGATCGAATACTTCCTGGCGGTGGCCGGTGAACTGAATTTCACAAAAGCGGCAGAGCGGCTGTATGTTTCCCAGACAGCCGTGTCCAAACAGATCAGAAACCTGGAGGAACAGCTGGGGGTAAAGCTTTTTACACGCAGCAGACAGCATGTGGAGCTGACCCACGCGGGAATCGTGTTTCAGCGGGAAGCGCAGTACCTGATGGTTCATTATCAGGATGTGGTGAAACGCACCCGCCTGGCGGCAGAAGGCATGTACGGGACGCTGTCCGTGGGATTCGCCACGGGGATGGGCTCCACGGTTGTGAGCAGCGGGATACGCGGATTTAAGGAAAAATATCCGAACATCGAGATGTCCTTTGTCAACGGAACCCCCAGCCGCCTGCTTCAGGAACTGAAAAGCAGACAGATCGATCTGGCGCTGATTCCCCTCTTCGACCACAAATATTACGAAGGCCTTTCCTATGTCCGCATCAGGGAATACGGGATGCAGGTGGCCATGCCCAAGAGCCATCCCCTGGCGTCCCGCCGTCATATTGACCGGGAAGACCTGGAAAATGAGCCGCTGATCTTGGTCTGCACGAAAGAGAGCGAACTGGGAGAAGACAGCCGGATCCTGGATCCGTTCATCCAGAAAGGCATTCAGGTGCAGGTGGTAGATAAAAACGAAGACATAGAGACCATCCGTTTTATGCTGGCGGCGAATATGGGACTGACCATCCTGCCGGAATATCTCCATGTGGCGGATGACCGGCAGAACGGTCTGGTGGAAATTCCCTTCGGCGGGCCCGCGGATCGGATCATGCTGATTGCGGCGTATCTGCCGGACAGCGGTAATCCGTCCATTCCGCGGATTCTTCCATTTCTGGAAAACGCGTAA
- a CDS encoding radical SAM protein, which translates to MGVKHSAGRKAFEVGFNQIYKYLNKDRDSHYIKLFNLAHKITGNTYPQYFWDNAVEEFKDPNHKWRKVVDQALDNLHPNVVKQHVLNLGYEAGLTGFKKVKENREKYGCNVPWVILMDPTSACNLKCTGCWAAEYGHQLSLSNELLDRIITEAKELGIHFFVMTGGEPLVRKKDIIMLAKKHNDCAFHIFTNGTLIDEEFCKEVQEAGNISFAISIEGSEATTDDRRGTGVYQSVMDAFDLLHKYGLLYGVSVCYTSKNYKAVTTDEFLNMLVDKGVLIAWYFHYMPVGKDASTDLLLTPEQREYMVKRVRYIRTRDCDIPLFTMDFQNDAEFVGGCIAGGKNYLHINPNGDVEPCVFIHYSNVNIKDHSLLEALQQPLFMQYHNTMPFNDNMLQPCPMLENPEMIKKMVEASGAHSTDMQAEEPVDDLIAKTKPYAEQWAPTAEKMWNEHQKDIEEIKRKREEKYGTA; encoded by the coding sequence ATGGGAGTTAAACATTCAGCAGGAAGAAAAGCCTTTGAAGTAGGCTTTAATCAGATTTACAAATACCTGAATAAAGACCGTGATTCACACTACATCAAACTGTTTAATCTGGCGCATAAAATCACAGGCAATACCTATCCGCAGTATTTCTGGGACAACGCAGTGGAAGAGTTCAAAGACCCGAACCACAAGTGGAGAAAAGTTGTGGATCAGGCCCTGGACAATCTGCACCCGAACGTGGTAAAGCAGCATGTCCTGAACCTGGGTTATGAAGCCGGCCTGACCGGATTCAAGAAGGTTAAGGAAAACCGTGAAAAATACGGATGCAATGTACCGTGGGTCATCCTGATGGATCCCACCTCTGCCTGCAACTTAAAATGTACTGGATGCTGGGCCGCAGAATACGGGCATCAGCTGTCTCTGAGCAATGAACTGTTGGATCGTATCATTACCGAAGCGAAGGAACTGGGCATTCATTTCTTCGTTATGACCGGCGGCGAGCCCTTGGTACGCAAAAAAGACATTATTATGCTGGCAAAGAAGCATAATGACTGTGCCTTCCATATCTTCACCAACGGGACACTGATTGATGAAGAATTCTGCAAGGAAGTGCAGGAAGCAGGCAATATTTCCTTCGCGATTTCCATCGAAGGATCCGAAGCAACCACAGATGACCGCCGGGGAACCGGTGTATACCAGTCCGTTATGGATGCCTTCGATCTTCTGCATAAATATGGTCTGCTCTACGGCGTATCCGTATGCTATACCAGTAAGAACTATAAGGCAGTTACCACCGATGAATTCCTGAATATGCTGGTGGACAAAGGCGTGTTGATTGCATGGTATTTCCACTACATGCCGGTAGGAAAGGATGCTTCCACTGATCTGCTTCTTACACCGGAACAGAGAGAATATATGGTAAAACGCGTCCGTTACATCCGTACCAGAGACTGTGACATCCCGCTCTTTACCATGGATTTCCAGAATGACGCGGAATTTGTAGGCGGGTGCATTGCCGGCGGCAAGAACTACCTGCACATCAACCCGAACGGCGACGTGGAGCCCTGTGTATTCATTCATTATTCCAATGTGAACATCAAGGACCATTCCCTGTTAGAGGCCCTGCAGCAGCCGCTGTTTATGCAGTATCACAATACCATGCCGTTTAACGACAACATGCTGCAGCCCTGCCCGATGCTGGAGAATCCGGAGATGATCAAGAAGATGGTAGAGGCTTCCGGCGCCCATTCCACCGATATGCAGGCGGAAGAGCCGGTAGATGATCTGATCGCCAAGACCAAGCCTTATGCGGAGCAGTGGGCACCTACTGCGGAGAAAATGTGGAACGAGCATCAGAAAGATATTGAAGAGATCAAGCGCAAGAGGGAAGAAAAATACGGTACCGCGTAA
- a CDS encoding patatin family protein encodes MGKLGLIIEGGGMKCAYSAGILDKFLDYGITFDYIIGVSAGSANACSFAAGQRDRCRRFYTEHLKDPMYFGLKPFLKTGNLFNLSYIYGTLSNSDGKDPLDYEAIMNNPAELTIVATNARTGKPHYFTKDQLQKDNYREVMASSAIPAVCRPVKVNGVKYFDGGISDSIPVQKALDDGCDRVVILMSKTRDFVKTPEKMRALYTLLCWRYPNTIRDMNRRHIMYRSCQAQSYRMEKEGTAFIFAASRQLNMSTYTMDPAVEQELYDLGIADFETEKEGLFRFIGDSHITRPSGRPAE; translated from the coding sequence ATGGGAAAACTGGGACTGATTATTGAAGGCGGCGGCATGAAATGTGCCTACAGCGCCGGAATTCTCGATAAATTTCTTGACTACGGAATCACCTTTGACTATATCATCGGCGTCTCTGCCGGCTCTGCCAACGCCTGCTCCTTTGCCGCCGGACAGCGGGACCGGTGCCGCAGATTTTATACGGAACACCTGAAAGACCCCATGTATTTCGGGCTGAAGCCCTTCTTAAAGACCGGCAATCTTTTCAATCTGTCCTATATCTATGGCACACTTTCCAATTCGGACGGGAAAGATCCCCTGGACTACGAGGCAATTATGAACAACCCTGCCGAGCTTACCATTGTGGCCACCAATGCGCGCACCGGAAAGCCCCACTATTTTACAAAAGATCAGTTGCAGAAGGACAATTACCGGGAAGTCATGGCTTCCTCCGCCATTCCGGCGGTCTGCCGGCCGGTGAAGGTAAACGGCGTAAAATATTTTGACGGCGGCATTTCCGACTCCATCCCTGTCCAGAAAGCGCTGGATGACGGATGCGACCGGGTGGTGATCCTTATGAGCAAAACCAGGGATTTCGTTAAAACCCCGGAAAAAATGCGCGCCCTGTATACCCTGCTCTGCTGGCGGTATCCGAATACCATCAGGGACATGAACCGCCGGCACATCATGTACCGCAGCTGCCAGGCCCAGTCCTACCGCATGGAAAAGGAGGGTACTGCCTTTATCTTCGCGGCCAGCCGACAGCTGAACATGAGCACCTACACCATGGACCCCGCCGTGGAACAGGAACTCTATGACTTGGGCATTGCGGATTTCGAGACAGAGAAAGAAGGACTGTTCCGCTTTATCGGAGACAGTCATATCACACGCCCTTCCGGGAGACCGGCGGAATGA
- a CDS encoding alpha/beta hydrolase, with the protein MFWLIFLAAAGILIAAGWFGLGYLGFRTAILRGRELNIYDRASVRGTSWDKYYDEIMEGIQWIHAQEAEDIWLTSRDGLKLHGRLIKNPQAEGTVIMFHGYRTNGDVDFSAAAHVYYECGNHILLVDQRACGRSEGRYIGFGVLERYDAGSWARYVSRRFGPDRRIILSGLSMGASTVLMALSVDLPDNVVGLVADSAFSSPRDIIRNQIHQSYHISGRWITAAIDFWSRRRAGYALDEMSTLEAVRGSRRTILFAHGTADSRVPLEMTLKAAELSEGDTLMVITEGAEHGTGYLADNARYREALQKICTLPVPASEVRKTASGE; encoded by the coding sequence ATGTTCTGGTTGATTTTTTTGGCAGCCGCCGGCATCCTGATCGCGGCAGGCTGGTTTGGCCTGGGGTATCTGGGGTTCCGGACGGCAATTCTCCGGGGAAGGGAACTGAATATCTATGACCGGGCATCTGTGCGGGGAACTTCCTGGGATAAGTATTACGATGAGATTATGGAGGGAATCCAGTGGATCCATGCCCAGGAAGCGGAAGATATCTGGCTGACCTCCCGGGACGGCCTGAAACTGCACGGCAGACTGATCAAAAATCCGCAGGCGGAGGGAACGGTAATCATGTTTCACGGCTACCGGACCAATGGGGATGTGGATTTCAGCGCGGCAGCCCATGTATATTATGAATGCGGCAATCACATCCTGCTGGTGGATCAGCGGGCCTGCGGCCGCAGTGAAGGGCGTTATATCGGATTCGGTGTGCTGGAACGGTACGATGCCGGCAGCTGGGCCCGCTATGTCAGCCGGCGGTTCGGGCCGGACCGCCGGATCATATTAAGCGGTCTGTCCATGGGCGCCTCCACGGTGCTGATGGCCTTAAGCGTGGACCTTCCGGACAATGTGGTGGGACTGGTGGCGGACAGTGCCTTTTCCTCTCCCCGGGACATTATCCGCAATCAGATTCATCAAAGCTATCACATCAGCGGCCGGTGGATCACGGCAGCCATTGATTTTTGGTCCAGGAGGCGCGCGGGATACGCGCTGGATGAAATGTCCACACTGGAAGCTGTGCGGGGCAGTCGGAGAACCATTCTCTTTGCCCACGGGACAGCAGACAGCCGGGTACCGCTGGAAATGACGCTTAAGGCAGCGGAGCTTTCGGAAGGGGATACGCTTATGGTTATTACGGAGGGCGCGGAACACGGCACCGGATATCTGGCAGACAATGCCAGATACCGGGAGGCCCTGCAGAAGATCTGCACCCTTCCGGTTCCTGCTTCGGAGGTCAGAAAGACAGCTTCCGGCGAATAG
- a CDS encoding ABC transporter permease, with the protein MLFENILLALESLRVNKLRSFLTMLGIIIGIGSVISIMTVGDAMTRSVEDAMSGLGGNTITVSLVQKKENKDISGKGAVFGQEPRAASVREEDQFTLDMIRSLCEKYPDQIRTISASEPVGSGSGSVEGNSANISLTGVSAGYFIANKLDVVNGSYLSAAELEDGGNSAMVSDRFAKKLYGSGENALGKTVDLSVGSQNVPVSIVGVYHYKTDTMAASMMDSEDTATEVYIPLKLAKSYTHTEKYSTFSIVTRNGVDSEAFAGTAERFLSSYYRTNPNFEPSCFSMASIIDQMSSVMSTVTLAITAIAAIALVVGGIGVMNIMLVSITERTREIGTRKALGATNGSIRMQFIVEAIIICLVGGGIGILLGMALGVSMTSYLHYTTFPSLFSILLSLGFSMAVGVFFGYYPANKAAKMNPIEALRYE; encoded by the coding sequence ATGTTATTTGAAAATATCCTTCTGGCGCTGGAAAGCCTCAGAGTGAACAAACTGCGCTCTTTTCTGACGATGCTGGGCATTATCATCGGAATCGGATCGGTCATCAGCATAATGACAGTAGGCGATGCCATGACCAGAAGCGTGGAAGATGCCATGTCCGGACTAGGGGGCAATACGATTACTGTTTCCCTGGTCCAGAAAAAAGAGAACAAAGACATATCCGGCAAAGGCGCGGTCTTCGGACAGGAACCGCGGGCAGCCAGTGTGCGGGAAGAGGATCAGTTCACCCTGGATATGATCCGCAGCCTGTGTGAGAAATATCCGGATCAGATCCGCACCATTTCGGCCAGCGAACCGGTTGGCAGCGGATCCGGATCCGTGGAGGGCAATTCCGCCAATATTTCCCTGACGGGAGTCAGCGCAGGCTACTTTATCGCCAACAAACTAGACGTGGTAAACGGTTCCTATCTGTCGGCTGCGGAGCTGGAGGACGGCGGCAATTCCGCGATGGTATCGGACCGGTTCGCGAAAAAGCTTTACGGCAGCGGGGAAAATGCCCTGGGAAAGACGGTGGATCTTTCCGTGGGCAGCCAGAATGTCCCGGTAAGCATTGTAGGCGTGTACCACTATAAAACGGACACCATGGCTGCATCCATGATGGACAGCGAAGATACGGCTACTGAAGTCTATATCCCCCTGAAACTGGCCAAAAGCTACACACATACGGAAAAATACAGCACATTTTCCATCGTGACCAGGAATGGAGTGGACTCCGAGGCCTTTGCCGGCACGGCAGAACGCTTCCTGAGCAGTTATTACAGAACCAATCCGAACTTCGAGCCTTCCTGCTTCAGCATGGCGTCCATCATTGACCAGATGAGCAGCGTGATGTCCACCGTGACGCTGGCGATTACGGCCATTGCGGCCATTGCCCTGGTGGTGGGGGGGATCGGTGTGATGAATATTATGCTGGTATCCATCACCGAACGCACCCGTGAAATCGGCACCCGCAAGGCACTGGGAGCCACCAACGGCTCCATCCGCATGCAGTTTATCGTGGAAGCCATCATCATCTGCCTGGTGGGCGGCGGCATCGGCATCCTTCTGGGAATGGCGTTGGGCGTGTCCATGACCTCCTACCTGCATTACACGACATTCCCGTCCCTGTTTTCCATCCTGCTGTCCCTGGGATTCTCCATGGCAGTGGGCGTGTTTTTCGGATATTATCCGGCCAACAAGGCGGCAAAGATGAACCCCATCGAAGCGCTGCGGTATGAATAA
- a CDS encoding ABC transporter ATP-binding protein: MSTVIDMHGIVKRFYEGRENELQILNGIDLQVEQGEFVAIVGESGSGKSTLMNMIGLLDRPTEGSYTLNGTDVIHAADLELSAIRCNEIGFVFQTYNLVPKITAVRNVEVPMMYAGISRRDRNARAKELLKMVGMEDRMKHRPEELSGGQKQRVAIARAMANDPSIILADEPTGALDSKTGRMVMDLFHELHEQHGKTIVLITHSTELSEETDRILTIRDGSITGERRGGGRHHVI; this comes from the coding sequence ATGAGCACAGTGATTGACATGCATGGAATCGTCAAACGGTTTTACGAAGGCCGGGAAAACGAACTGCAGATTTTAAACGGCATTGATCTCCAGGTGGAACAGGGAGAATTTGTAGCCATTGTAGGAGAATCCGGTTCCGGCAAATCGACGCTGATGAATATGATCGGCCTGCTGGACCGCCCGACCGAGGGGAGTTATACCCTCAACGGCACGGATGTCATTCATGCCGCGGACCTGGAGCTGTCCGCCATCCGCTGCAACGAAATCGGCTTTGTGTTTCAGACCTATAATCTGGTGCCGAAGATTACCGCTGTCCGCAATGTGGAAGTGCCCATGATGTATGCGGGAATCTCCCGGAGGGACAGGAATGCCAGGGCAAAAGAGCTCCTGAAGATGGTAGGCATGGAAGACCGTATGAAGCATCGCCCGGAGGAGCTGTCCGGCGGACAGAAACAGCGTGTGGCCATAGCCAGGGCCATGGCCAATGATCCGTCCATTATTCTGGCGGACGAACCCACCGGCGCCCTGGATTCCAAAACCGGGCGCATGGTCATGGATCTGTTCCACGAACTGCATGAACAGCACGGCAAAACCATCGTACTGATCACCCATTCGACAGAACTGTCCGAGGAGACGGACCGGATCCTTACCATTCGAGACGGATCCATTACCGGGGAACGCAGGGGAGGAGGCAGACACCATGTTATTTGA
- a CDS encoding HlyD family efflux transporter periplasmic adaptor subunit, protein MTKKRKMKKKYKVLLILLILAAVVAVTGSLAAKRAAEASKQPTATDKVVRRTLQSSISATGTVTSDSVTNVYGKVSGAAGLKVKSVRVKPGDKVKKGDVICTFDVSDAEQSLKDAKNAQKKQEEAEEQAKESARKSAEASASAAKKQAQSAARQQASRQKAAKKALDSAKKSYQNAQKQYAAARKKQEQLKDAYEKAKEAAAKAAGTEQEAAARAALQQARQSYQSYQQAFSARKSALSQAKSALEIAESAYEYLAGAAGIAGDLSAYSAGGLTGDTTSAASSAADLSGYASGMSGQGSDSVMKSYQDIIDSRELTAPVSGTVTAVQVEKGGTYAGGAAAVIQDTSKLYISTSVDEYDISNVKKGMRVLIKTDATGDKELEGTVRRISPTASGGTSGASSSSSSSASMGSSDFSSMLSGSASSGTVSGSSVSYPVEIALKKKDSRLRLDMTARLSLVKQEKKDVLCVPYDAVYTNKKGKKVIYQITDASAVTGKDGDLSGMKEIPVTTGLESGYYTEISGSGIKEGMEIRIPDSGHKTTVEEAFNGMDSTGGM, encoded by the coding sequence ATGACGAAAAAGAGAAAAATGAAAAAGAAATACAAAGTTCTTCTGATCCTTCTGATTCTGGCAGCCGTGGTGGCCGTGACAGGAAGTCTGGCGGCAAAGCGGGCGGCAGAAGCTTCCAAACAGCCGACAGCCACAGACAAGGTGGTTCGCAGAACTCTGCAGTCCAGTATCAGCGCGACAGGCACAGTAACCAGTGATTCGGTGACCAATGTATACGGCAAGGTCTCCGGCGCTGCCGGACTGAAGGTGAAGAGCGTCCGGGTAAAGCCGGGTGACAAAGTGAAAAAAGGCGATGTGATCTGCACCTTTGATGTATCGGATGCGGAGCAGAGCCTCAAAGACGCGAAAAATGCCCAGAAAAAGCAGGAAGAGGCGGAGGAGCAGGCAAAAGAAAGCGCCAGAAAAAGCGCGGAAGCATCGGCGTCCGCAGCGAAAAAACAGGCACAGAGCGCGGCCAGACAGCAGGCATCTCGGCAGAAAGCCGCGAAAAAAGCCCTGGATTCCGCGAAAAAATCTTACCAGAACGCACAGAAACAATATGCGGCTGCCCGGAAAAAACAGGAACAGCTGAAAGATGCCTATGAGAAAGCGAAAGAAGCCGCTGCCAAGGCAGCCGGCACGGAGCAGGAAGCTGCCGCCCGGGCTGCGCTGCAGCAGGCACGCCAGAGCTATCAGAGCTACCAGCAGGCCTTCAGTGCCCGCAAAAGCGCCCTTTCCCAGGCAAAATCCGCCCTGGAGATCGCGGAGAGCGCCTATGAATACCTGGCGGGTGCCGCAGGCATTGCCGGAGACCTTTCCGCATACAGCGCGGGAGGACTGACAGGGGATACGACAAGTGCCGCTTCCTCTGCCGCGGATCTGTCCGGTTATGCCTCCGGTATGAGTGGCCAAGGTTCGGACAGCGTCATGAAGAGCTATCAGGACATTATCGACAGCAGGGAACTGACCGCGCCGGTCAGCGGAACGGTTACAGCCGTGCAGGTGGAAAAAGGCGGCACGTATGCCGGCGGAGCAGCGGCTGTCATCCAGGACACCTCAAAACTGTACATTTCCACATCGGTGGATGAATATGATATTTCCAATGTCAAGAAGGGGATGCGGGTACTGATCAAGACAGACGCCACCGGAGACAAAGAACTGGAGGGAACCGTCCGGAGAATTTCCCCGACAGCCTCCGGGGGCACTTCCGGCGCTTCGTCCTCCTCTTCCTCGTCGGCATCCATGGGATCTTCGGATTTTTCCTCCATGCTTTCCGGTTCCGCTTCTTCCGGAACGGTATCCGGCAGCAGTGTGTCCTATCCGGTGGAAATCGCTCTGAAAAAGAAGGATTCCCGTCTGCGCCTGGATATGACGGCCCGCCTGAGCCTGGTGAAACAGGAGAAAAAAGACGTATTGTGTGTCCCGTATGACGCGGTTTATACCAATAAAAAAGGCAAAAAGGTAATTTATCAGATTACGGATGCTTCCGCGGTGACCGGAAAAGACGGAGACCTTTCCGGCATGAAGGAGATCCCTGTGACTACCGGGCTGGAGAGCGGATATTATACCGAAATTTCCGGCAGCGGGATCAAAGAAGGAATGGAAATCCGGATACCGGACAGCGGACACAAGACCACTGTGGAAGAGGCATTTAACGGTATGGATTCTACCGGAGGAATGTAA
- a CDS encoding TetR/AcrR family transcriptional regulator C-terminal domain-containing protein: MAGDRRTKYTKSVIRDALFELLAEKPLAKVTVTDICKLADINRSTFYSYYEDVTALMNSIQNEVFENVVLQMSTDDWFDGLLHLVDENKDLFTVLIGPHGDSQFIRQLIYLGYDNSLRFWKKSYPEATSTEMDYAYAYISYGVIGILENWVCDGYRESIESVGKIVYGCTVHGLDYLGRDRSKDTE; the protein is encoded by the coding sequence ATGGCAGGCGACCGCCGCACAAAATATACCAAATCCGTCATCCGGGACGCGCTCTTTGAGCTGCTGGCCGAGAAGCCGCTGGCCAAAGTCACCGTCACCGACATCTGCAAACTGGCAGATATCAACCGCAGCACCTTTTATTCCTATTACGAAGATGTCACTGCATTGATGAATTCCATCCAGAATGAAGTCTTTGAAAATGTAGTGCTCCAGATGTCCACCGACGACTGGTTCGACGGCCTGCTGCATCTGGTGGACGAAAACAAGGACCTGTTTACCGTACTGATCGGTCCCCACGGAGATTCCCAGTTTATCCGGCAGCTGATCTACCTGGGATATGACAACAGTCTCCGCTTCTGGAAGAAATCCTATCCGGAAGCCACATCCACCGAAATGGACTATGCCTATGCCTATATCTCCTATGGTGTCATCGGCATTCTGGAAAACTGGGTCTGTGACGGTTACCGGGAGAGCATCGAATCCGTAGGCAAAATCGTCTACGGCTGCACCGTACACGGGCTGGACTATCTGGGCCGTGACCGCAGCAAAGATACCGAATAA
- a CDS encoding ferritin produces the protein MDAKVYELLNDQVNKEFYSAYLYLDMANYYTAQGLDGFANWFTVQAKEEQDHAIMFYNYLLDNNEKVVLEAIAKPDKTYSAFIEPLQESYRHEQYVTSLINGIYAAANAVNDFRTMKFLDYFVTEQGEEEKNASDLIGKMELYGDDKRSLYMLNSELAARTYTAPAAAE, from the coding sequence ATGGACGCAAAAGTGTATGAATTATTAAATGATCAGGTAAACAAGGAGTTTTATTCCGCCTATCTGTATCTGGATATGGCAAATTACTATACGGCGCAGGGGCTGGACGGATTCGCCAACTGGTTTACCGTTCAGGCAAAGGAAGAGCAGGATCATGCCATCATGTTCTACAATTATCTTCTGGACAACAATGAAAAAGTTGTGCTGGAAGCGATCGCAAAACCGGACAAAACCTACAGCGCTTTCATTGAACCCCTGCAGGAATCCTATCGCCATGAGCAGTATGTCACTTCCCTGATCAACGGCATCTACGCGGCAGCCAATGCAGTGAATGATTTCCGCACCATGAAATTCCTGGATTATTTTGTGACGGAACAGGGCGAAGAAGAGAAAAACGCCAGCGATCTCATCGGCAAGATGGAACTGTATGGAGACGATAAACGTTCTCTGTATATGCTGAACAGCGAGCTGGCTGCCAGAACTTATACCGCGCCTGCGGCTGCAGAATAA
- a CDS encoding radical SAM protein, with the protein MQRKAFSAAIDVALRRLNKDREKGLLQIVDLAKRFMGDNFKENAYEGAKAIIQNPDHKWNKFVNKLLDELDPNVAKMTALNLGFEAAFYGTKTIRKMREVHQCNIPWLILMDPTSACNLRCTGCWAAEYGYKLNLTFEEMDSIVTQGKELGVYFYMFTGGEPLVRKDDILKLCRKHRDVAFHSFTNGTLIDEDFCKEVQKVGNLSFSLSLEGFEEANDGRRGEGIFRKVLGAMDLMKRYGLFFGTSVCYTRKNFEAVTSDEFFDLLIEHGCRYAWYFHYMPVGNDADTELMLTPEQRVYIYHRLREVRAFEGGKPIMLMDFQNDGEFVGGCIAGGRNYFHINANGDAEPCVFIHYSGANIRKNTLLECLKQPLFMAYRDNQPFNDNMLRPCPMLENPEILQRIVKESGAVSTDLQSPETAEHLCAKCEDYADAWTPEANKLWKAHPHVKQGYINYKPENLEGFLERNQRA; encoded by the coding sequence ATGCAGAGAAAAGCTTTTAGCGCGGCAATTGATGTAGCGTTAAGAAGACTGAACAAAGACCGGGAAAAGGGACTGCTTCAGATCGTTGATCTGGCAAAGCGTTTCATGGGAGATAATTTTAAGGAAAATGCCTACGAAGGAGCAAAGGCGATTATCCAGAATCCGGATCACAAATGGAACAAATTCGTCAACAAACTGTTAGACGAATTAGACCCGAATGTGGCGAAGATGACTGCCCTGAACCTGGGATTTGAGGCAGCTTTCTACGGCACAAAGACCATCCGCAAGATGCGTGAAGTACATCAGTGCAATATCCCGTGGCTGATCCTGATGGATCCCACCTCTGCCTGCAACTTAAGATGCACCGGATGCTGGGCGGCAGAATACGGCTACAAGCTGAACCTCACATTTGAGGAGATGGACAGCATCGTGACACAGGGCAAAGAGCTGGGCGTTTATTTCTATATGTTTACCGGCGGCGAACCTCTGGTGCGCAAGGATGACATCTTAAAGCTCTGCAGAAAGCACAGAGACGTGGCATTCCACAGCTTTACCAACGGTACGCTGATTGACGAGGACTTCTGCAAGGAAGTGCAGAAAGTCGGCAACCTGTCCTTCTCTCTGAGCCTGGAGGGATTTGAGGAAGCAAATGACGGCCGCCGCGGCGAGGGTATCTTCCGCAAGGTACTGGGCGCGATGGATCTGATGAAACGGTACGGCCTGTTCTTCGGCACATCCGTATGCTACACCAGAAAGAACTTCGAAGCAGTTACTTCCGATGAGTTCTTCGATCTGTTAATCGAGCACGGATGCCGGTACGCATGGTACTTCCATTATATGCCGGTAGGAAACGACGCGGATACCGAACTGATGCTGACACCGGAACAGCGTGTCTACATTTATCACAGACTGCGTGAAGTTCGTGCCTTCGAAGGCGGCAAACCCATCATGCTGATGGATTTCCAGAACGACGGAGAATTTGTAGGCGGCTGTATCGCTGGCGGACGGAACTACTTCCATATTAATGCCAACGGAGATGCGGAGCCCTGCGTATTCATCCACTATTCCGGAGCGAATATCCGCAAGAACACACTGTTAGAGTGTCTGAAACAGCCGCTGTTTATGGCTTACAGAGACAACCAGCCGTTTAATGACAATATGCTGCGTCCGTGTCCGATGCTGGAGAATCCGGAGATTCTGCAGAGAATCGTCAAAGAGTCCGGCGCCGTATCCACAGACCTTCAGTCTCCTGAGACCGCAGAGCATCTGTGTGCGAAGTGTGAAGATTACGCAGATGCATGGACTCCGGAAGCAAATAAGCTGTGGAAAGCACATCCGCATGTAAAACAGGGTTACATCAACTACAAACCGGAAAATCTGGAAGGATTTTTAGAGAGAAATCAGAGAGCATAA